From Streptomonospora salina, the proteins below share one genomic window:
- a CDS encoding YbaB/EbfC family nucleoid-associated protein produces the protein MDMQALLQQAQQMQQQLMEAQQQLDEAKVEGTSGGGLVKVTVNGRGSVEDITIDPQTIDAEDAGETAQTVADMVLAAIRDAESSVEELQQEKMGPLAEGLGGGMPGGMPGGGGMPGLPGF, from the coding sequence ATGGACATGCAGGCCCTCCTGCAGCAGGCTCAGCAGATGCAGCAGCAGCTTATGGAGGCCCAGCAGCAGCTCGACGAAGCCAAGGTCGAGGGCACCTCGGGCGGCGGTCTGGTCAAGGTCACGGTCAACGGCCGCGGCTCGGTGGAGGACATCACGATCGATCCCCAGACCATCGACGCCGAAGACGCCGGCGAGACCGCGCAGACCGTCGCGGACATGGTGCTGGCCGCCATCCGCGACGCCGAGTCCTCGGTGGAGGAGCTGCAGCAGGAGAAGATGGGCCCGCTCGCCGAAGGCCTGGGCGGCGGCATGCCCGGCGGAATGCCGGGCGGCGGCGGCATGCCGGGGCTTCCGGGCTTCTAG
- a CDS encoding aspartate kinase, with the protein MALIVQKYGGSSVADADAIKRVAQRIVAQKKAGYDVVVVVSAMGDTTDELLDLAEQVSPLPPGRELDMLMTSGERMSMALVAMAIGNLGYEARSFTGSQAGVITTSIHGNAKIIDVTPGRIQEALDEGSICIVAGFQGVSEDSKDITTLGRGGSDTTAVALAAALNADACEIYSDVDGVFTADPRIAPNARRIPRISYEEMLEMAACGTKILHLRCVEYARRYRIPLHVRSSFSQKPGTWVVSEVEESEGMEQPIISGVAHDRSEAKITVVGVPDRIGEAATLFSVLADAEINIDMIVQNVSAASTSRTDISFTVPMDAGQTALSALKKVQEKVGFESLRYDDQIGKVSLIGAGMRSYPGVTARFFDSIAKSGTNIEMISTSEIRISVVVEQDQVDTAVAAAHSEFQLDAEQVEAVVYGGTGR; encoded by the coding sequence GTGGCTCTGATCGTGCAAAAGTACGGTGGGTCTTCCGTCGCCGACGCAGACGCCATCAAGCGAGTGGCCCAACGGATCGTCGCTCAGAAAAAGGCGGGTTACGACGTCGTCGTCGTGGTCTCGGCCATGGGCGACACCACCGACGAGCTCCTCGACCTCGCCGAGCAGGTCTCGCCGCTGCCGCCCGGTCGCGAGCTGGACATGCTGATGACCTCCGGTGAGCGCATGTCCATGGCCCTGGTGGCCATGGCGATCGGCAACCTCGGCTACGAGGCCCGTTCGTTCACCGGGTCGCAGGCCGGCGTCATAACGACGTCCATCCACGGCAACGCCAAGATCATCGATGTCACTCCCGGGCGCATCCAGGAAGCCCTGGACGAAGGCTCCATCTGCATCGTCGCCGGCTTCCAGGGCGTCTCCGAGGACAGCAAGGACATCACCACCCTGGGCCGCGGAGGCTCCGACACCACCGCAGTCGCCCTCGCGGCGGCGCTGAACGCCGACGCCTGCGAGATCTACAGCGACGTCGACGGCGTGTTCACCGCCGACCCGCGGATCGCGCCCAACGCCCGGCGCATCCCGCGCATCTCCTACGAGGAGATGCTGGAGATGGCCGCCTGCGGCACCAAGATCCTGCACCTGCGCTGCGTCGAGTACGCCCGCCGGTACCGGATCCCGCTGCATGTCCGCTCGTCGTTCAGTCAGAAGCCCGGCACCTGGGTCGTTTCAGAAGTTGAGGAATCCGAAGGCATGGAACAACCGATCATCTCCGGTGTCGCACACGACCGGAGCGAAGCCAAGATCACGGTCGTGGGCGTCCCCGACAGGATCGGCGAAGCGGCCACGCTGTTCTCGGTCCTCGCCGACGCCGAGATCAACATCGACATGATCGTGCAGAACGTGTCGGCCGCCTCGACGTCGCGCACTGACATCTCCTTCACCGTCCCGATGGACGCCGGTCAGACCGCGCTGTCCGCGTTGAAGAAGGTCCAGGAGAAGGTCGGCTTCGAGTCGCTGCGCTACGACGACCAGATCGGCAAGGTCTCGCTGATCGGGGCGGGCATGCGTTCCTACCCCGGCGTCACCGCACGCTTCTTCGACTCCATCGCCAAGTCGGGCACCAACATCGAGATGATCTCCACCTCGGAGATCCGCATCTCCGTGGTCGTGGAGCAGGACCAGGTCGACACCGCCGTGGCGGCCGCCCATTCCGAATTCCAGCTCGACGCCGAGCAGGTCGAAGCCGTTGTGTACGGAGGTAC
- the recR gene encoding recombination mediator RecR: MYEGAVQNLIDELGRLPGVGPKSAQRIAFHLLASETADVRRLADALIEVKDRVRFCDVCGNVSEETECGICRDARRDSAVVCVVEESKDVVAIERTREFRGRYHVLGGAISPIEGVGPDDLRIKELMSRLSDGQITELILATDPNLEGEATATYLARMVKPMGLKVTRLASGLPVGGDLEYADEVTLGRAFEGRRSLEF, from the coding sequence ATGTACGAAGGCGCGGTTCAGAATCTGATCGACGAGCTCGGGCGGCTACCGGGCGTCGGTCCCAAGAGCGCGCAGCGTATCGCCTTCCACCTGCTGGCGTCGGAGACCGCCGACGTCCGGCGCCTCGCCGACGCGCTGATCGAGGTCAAGGACCGGGTGCGGTTCTGCGATGTATGCGGCAACGTCTCCGAGGAGACCGAATGCGGCATCTGCCGCGACGCCCGGCGCGACTCCGCCGTCGTCTGCGTCGTCGAGGAGTCCAAGGACGTCGTGGCCATCGAGCGCACCCGCGAGTTCCGCGGCCGCTACCACGTCCTCGGCGGCGCCATCAGCCCGATCGAGGGCGTCGGCCCGGACGACCTGCGCATCAAGGAGCTCATGTCCCGGCTCTCCGACGGCCAGATCACCGAGCTCATCCTGGCCACCGATCCCAATCTGGAAGGGGAGGCCACCGCGACCTACCTGGCGCGGATGGTCAAACCCATGGGGCTGAAAGTCACCCGGCTGGCCAGCGGGCTGCCCGTCGGCGGCGACCTCGAATACGCCGACGAGGTGACCCTCGGCCGGGCCTTCGAAGGCCGGCGGAGCTTGGAGTTTTAG
- a CDS encoding DNA polymerase III subunit gamma and tau — translation MSIALYRKYRPATFGEVRGQEHVTEPLRQALRNGRVNHAYLFSGPRGCGKTSSARILARSLNCDQGPTPDPCGECEACVALAPDGPGSIDVIEIDAASHGGVDDARDLRERAFFAPVNSRFKVYIIDEAHMVTREGFNALLKLVEEPPPHLKFVFATTEPDKVIGTIRSRTHHYPFRLIPPSTLRELIEEILTDEGVAFDPAALPLVVRAGAGSARDSLSIMDQLLAGSDENGVTRDGAVGLLGFTDSGLLGDMVDALGGADGAAVFGLIDRVMEGGHDPRRFTADLLERVRDLVVLAAVPDALDKGLINVAPDAVERMGEQARSVGAARLTRAADILNDGLTDMRGATSPRLLLELTCARILLPGAAGGGGDDSGALVARLEQLERRMSSGQAAVPSPAPAQPAAPSAPDPSPAPSREPGPAQRQPSAPPAAAGGADEEPRPAPAADADWGVPDDPGPGPAAGRSGQAAPPAPQPDPAPAAPAGSADAPAQQGGALDLATVQEAWGRIMQAVYGVKKSVWIWLSGMDVKPVAAENGTIQLGFSRANDAKALASSGNDQVVVQAVRQVLGVDARVSGIAANQAPQRSAPPQPSPPAAAPEPADWDTSAAARPDHGPGPSPSAALAADEPDTHGGGAGPRASAAPGPPAMPHQQEPPPDPFEDAQAPPPDPFESPVPAPQPDHGPGPGGGDGSAPASEPAPVPESAPAPSPPGPADGGTAPRSGSSGFALIESELGGKIINEIDHTAE, via the coding sequence GTGAGCATCGCGCTGTATCGCAAGTACCGGCCTGCGACATTCGGCGAGGTCCGCGGGCAGGAGCACGTCACCGAACCGCTGCGCCAGGCGCTGCGCAACGGCCGCGTCAACCACGCCTACCTGTTCAGCGGCCCCCGGGGCTGCGGCAAGACGTCCAGCGCGCGGATCCTGGCCCGGTCGCTCAACTGCGACCAGGGCCCCACGCCCGATCCCTGCGGCGAATGCGAGGCCTGCGTCGCGCTGGCGCCCGACGGCCCCGGCAGCATCGACGTCATCGAGATCGACGCCGCGTCCCACGGCGGTGTCGACGACGCTCGCGACCTGCGCGAGCGCGCGTTCTTCGCGCCGGTGAACTCGCGCTTCAAGGTCTACATCATCGACGAGGCGCACATGGTGACCCGCGAGGGTTTCAACGCGCTGCTCAAGCTCGTCGAAGAGCCCCCGCCCCACCTGAAATTCGTCTTCGCCACCACCGAGCCGGACAAGGTCATCGGCACCATCCGCTCGCGCACCCACCACTACCCGTTCCGGCTGATCCCGCCGAGTACGCTGCGCGAGCTCATCGAGGAGATCCTCACCGACGAGGGCGTCGCTTTCGATCCCGCAGCTTTGCCGCTGGTGGTGCGCGCCGGCGCCGGTTCGGCGCGCGACTCGCTGTCCATCATGGACCAGCTGCTGGCGGGCTCCGACGAGAACGGCGTCACCCGCGACGGCGCGGTGGGGCTGCTGGGCTTCACCGATTCCGGTCTGCTCGGCGACATGGTCGACGCGCTCGGCGGGGCCGACGGCGCCGCGGTGTTCGGGCTGATCGACCGTGTGATGGAAGGCGGCCACGACCCCCGCCGGTTCACCGCGGACCTGCTGGAGCGGGTCCGCGATCTTGTGGTGCTGGCCGCGGTGCCCGACGCGTTGGACAAAGGCCTGATCAACGTCGCGCCCGACGCTGTGGAGCGCATGGGCGAGCAGGCCCGAAGCGTCGGAGCGGCGCGGCTCACCCGGGCCGCCGACATCCTCAACGACGGCCTGACCGACATGCGCGGCGCCACCTCGCCGCGCCTGCTGCTGGAGCTGACGTGCGCGCGGATCCTGCTGCCGGGTGCCGCCGGCGGGGGCGGGGACGACTCGGGTGCGCTGGTGGCCCGGTTGGAGCAGCTGGAGCGGCGGATGTCCTCCGGGCAGGCGGCCGTGCCGTCGCCGGCGCCCGCGCAGCCCGCGGCGCCTTCCGCGCCGGACCCCTCGCCCGCCCCGAGCCGTGAGCCCGGTCCCGCGCAGCGGCAGCCGTCCGCCCCGCCCGCCGCGGCGGGCGGGGCGGACGAGGAACCCCGGCCGGCCCCCGCCGCCGATGCGGACTGGGGCGTGCCCGACGACCCGGGCCCCGGCCCCGCAGCCGGCCGTTCCGGCCAGGCGGCGCCACCCGCTCCGCAGCCGGACCCGGCGCCCGCCGCGCCCGCGGGATCGGCCGACGCGCCGGCGCAGCAGGGCGGTGCCCTCGACCTCGCGACGGTCCAGGAAGCCTGGGGCCGGATCATGCAGGCGGTCTACGGAGTCAAGAAGTCCGTCTGGATATGGCTCAGCGGCATGGACGTGAAACCGGTCGCGGCCGAGAACGGCACCATCCAACTCGGGTTCTCCCGCGCCAACGACGCCAAGGCGTTGGCCAGCAGCGGCAACGACCAGGTGGTCGTCCAGGCGGTCCGCCAGGTCCTGGGCGTCGACGCGCGCGTCAGCGGGATCGCGGCCAACCAGGCGCCGCAGCGCTCGGCGCCCCCGCAGCCGTCCCCGCCGGCGGCGGCCCCCGAGCCCGCCGACTGGGACACGTCCGCGGCTGCGCGGCCCGATCACGGGCCGGGGCCCTCGCCGTCGGCGGCCCTCGCTGCCGACGAACCCGACACGCACGGCGGCGGTGCCGGTCCGCGGGCGTCCGCCGCGCCGGGGCCGCCCGCCATGCCGCACCAGCAGGAACCGCCGCCCGACCCGTTCGAGGATGCACAGGCCCCGCCGCCCGACCCTTTTGAGAGTCCCGTCCCGGCTCCGCAGCCCGATCACGGGCCCGGGCCGGGGGGCGGCGACGGCTCCGCGCCGGCCTCGGAACCCGCGCCGGTTCCCGAGTCCGCACCGGCGCCGTCGCCGCCCGGTCCGGCGGACGGCGGCACCGCCCCGCGATCCGGGTCTTCCGGATTCGCGCTGATCGAGTCCGAACTCGGCGGCAAGATCATCAACGAGATCGACCACACCGCCGAGTGA